The Capra hircus breed San Clemente unplaced genomic scaffold, ASM170441v1, whole genome shotgun sequence nucleotide sequence AATCACATACCTTGAAGAGGAAGTGAGGAATAAGCGCAAGTTTGTTAAACAGGCTCTGGGTGTGCTTCACTGTGGCGACTGGGGCTAATGCATGGAAGACTTCGATTTTTTCAGCCAGTGTGGGATTGGTAGAAAAGGCGACAAAACCTGAAAGAGAACAAGGAATATGTGTAaaggtaggggtgtgtgtgtgtgtgtgtgtgtgtgttttacaagTAAGATATCATTACTTTGGACTTACTAAGGGTGTCATCTGGGACAACCTGAAATGAACAAAATGGTCagattttagtatattttattttcatagattCTCTCTGGGGACATGAGGTTTGctgttgtgtagttgctaagtcgtgtctgactctggtgaccccatgtactggggcccaccaggctcctctgtccatgggatttccctagcaagaatactggagtggactgccatttccttctccatgggattttcccatcccagggatatAACGCACATCTCccatttggcaggcagattttttttaccactgagctacctaggaagccctggACAGGAGGTTAGAACTTTTTAAATGTTACATTTAACTCTTTTATCTGACTTTTGAAAACAGGCCAACTTTAGAATAATCACATGGTAATAAAAGTGTTATAATTTATGTGACAGCAGGTTTGGTTCAGCTTAAAATTATCTCATCTTATAACAATGAGATAATTAACACAACATGAATAAGGTATATAAATGGAAAGGTTAAAGCACAAATTTGAAATGTGTTAAAAGACAGTTTGAAACTTAGTTCTGTGGTTTattagctttgtgaccttggaaaagAGACCTAAACTCTAAaagttttagtttcctcatctaaaaataGGTATAATAATGACTACTTCCTTAGTTTGTTTAGGAAATGATTAAGTTGAATCATGTGAAATATTTACCaggaactaagccatgcccgtggggccactcaagatgggcgggtcatggtggagaggtctgacagagtggtccactggagaagggaatggcaaaccacttcagtattcttgccttgagaaccccatgaacagtattgaaaggcaaaatgataggatatcaaaagaggatctccccaggtcagtaggtgcccaatatgctactggagatcagtgatgagatggctggatggcatcactgacttgatggacgtgagtctgagtgaactccgggagtttgtgatgaacagggaggcctggcgtgctgcaattcatggggtcacagagagtcggacatgactgaacgactgaactgaactgaactgagtcacatAGTAATGCTTAACAAATGAGTAGCAGAGATAATTCCAATATTTGTATACAATATTCTCAGCCCTTATCTGCTTTTAATTGTTTTCATGAACAGTatcatataaagtgaaagtgaagtcactcagttgtgtccgactctttgtgaccccgtggactatagcctaccaagctcctctgtccatgggattctccaggcaagaatactggagtgggttgccatttccttctccaggggatcttcccgacccagggatcgaacccaggtttcctgcattggaagcagacgctttaacctctgagccaccagggaagccctaccgtATAAATAGACTGGGTTCTAATTAAACAATTATTAACGTAAATTCTTTACGGTTGAATTTCATAGGACAATCTCTCCTTACTGTTAATAATGACATGTTGACTAGACCTAAGAATAGCTTGAAACAAAGCTTTTCAGATTTGTGCAAAacttaaataaagcaaaaagaaagaaaaacttttcaGGTTTATGCCACTCAGTAATATGCAGCCTGATCCACTGGAAGAAGAACATGCTTTCCAACAGCACTCTGTTGATTAAGGAGTTCTTTATCTGGCTTCCTAACTCTGAAGATGAGAGCCAGCAGGTCACCCAGCGCAAGCAGGACTCCTTcgcaaggggagtcagtctcctcCTGCCAGAGTATTAGTAGCAGCACCACTGACACTGAGAGGGGGTCAGTAGGTCCATAAAGGGTCAGACAGGTAACTTCTCAAAACAAGCTTAAGCCCATTGCAGATGCAATCCATCAAGGACACTTCACTAAACATCGTGTACACAGCAGATTGACTGGTAGATGTCAATTAGAAGGCAGAAACAACTTGCTGAAATTTATGAGTATGGTGACACAATGACAAACTGTCCACTGGTGagtaagaagaatggaaatgTTCAAAATTTAAATACTCAAAAGAGCAGTAGCTTGGAGTGATTTTCTGTCACGACAAGTGGTTCTATTTACCTCAATAAATCTTAAGGACATTTCTGCATTTCAGCTAACTGCAATAATTTTATAACCCTGTATCACTGAGAAAAGGTTAAGCTATGTTCAACATGTTCTATACAAAAGCATAGGAGTCAGTCATAAGCACCCCTCTGATACTCCCAAATCTGACtccctgatttatttttctcttcatagaAAAATGCTACCATCATCTAGCATCATATATATCTTACTTATCATTTTCTCTGCCTCCACCTGCTAGAGTATCAGTAGTAAAAAGACAGGGATTTTAAACTATTTACTTTTTTGCTATATCCTTAGGATATGTTATATGAGACCCATAAATAGGGTTGACTGAATGAAATAAACTGAGACCAGAGACCATGTGGTACAAAGTTGCAGAGCATTGGTTCCTACCTGTAATAACTATGTTATCTTACACAAACTATTTCTTCACCCACTATTTAGGTTGcctatttttgggctccaaaatcactgcagatggtgaattgcagccatgaaattaaaagacacttactccttggaaggaaagttatgaccaacctagatagcatattcaaaagcagagatattactttgccaacaaaggtccgtctagtcaaggctatgctttttccagtggtcatgtatggatatgagagttggactgtgaagaaagctgagtgccaaagaattgatgcttttggactgtggtgttggagaagactcttgagagtcccttggactgcaaggagatccaaccagtccatcctaaaggagaccagtcctgggtgttcattggaaggactgatgctgaggctccaatactttggccacctcatgcagagctgactcattggaaaagaccctgatgctgggagggattgaaggcagggggaaaaggggacaacagaggatgagatggctggatggcatcactgactcgatggacatgggtgtgggtgaactccgggagttggtgatggacagggaggcctggtgtgctgtaattcatgtggtcacaaagagtcggacatgactgagcaactgaactgaactgaactgatacaaacaaTAGGAATAATAATGGCGTTATATCAGTGGGCTGTTGTAGACATTGCATTATATAATGAATGGAAAGCAATTAGCAAGCATGAAGACCAACATACCTGCATGACCACTGGTAAAGGATCTATACGAACTACACTACTTGCTAATTGCTTTACCTACCAATGGTGGTGCCTTGGGAATGGCCAACATAGTGTAGCTTCTTCTGTCCTGTTCTCTTTAAGATGAAATCAATTGTAGATGGAAGGTCATATTCAGCCATTTCATCAAAGCtgtaaaaaagacaaaataaactaAATACACATCTTTGTTATAATTGCTATAAGTCAAACCTATTTAAGCTAAAGCTtcctttgaaaaatagaaaactggATGCTCTAAACATTGCTGCTTATAGACTATTTGAGTGTCAGGGGCTCTTTGCCGATGACTTCTTTAAAGAGCTGACATTATTTCTAAAGCACAGCATGGTAGCTGCCATTTGATCCAATTTGAAACACTAGTATTTGTAGTTGGGGACTACTTCCATCCCTGAATCTGACTGTCAGATTTAATAATGACTTGTATTTAGTGTTCCACTACCATGAAATATGaataatttctctattttattctttacaagtcatccagaataatttttttgaaaatgaaaacaggctCTGCCCCTCCCTTGTTAAAACTTTCCAGAAGCTTCTCCTTACACTTAGAATGAGCTCCAAGGCCCTCATTGTGACCTACACTGCCCATCCTCATCCTGGCTTGTCAGCATCTCTAGTGTCCTCGCCTCTTGGTCTTCCTCTTCCTCACTACACTTGGGACAGATAACCTTCCATTCGGTTCCTAGAATTTTTAGAGCACTTTTGTGCCTCAGCTCCATCAACCAACTTCTCTTCTGTTCTCCACTTCCACTAGTAATTCCTAGAGATAAGGCACCAGAAGGCCAGTAAGAGAAAATCTTTGATAATCTCTCCATGGTGTCTGAATTTCATTGTCTCCCCCTCCACTTCATTATTGCTGATGAGAGATGTTGTCCATGAACCCCAGCTGGGTTTAAATCCATGTGGATGTTCCTTTAGAAATTGCCAAGGACAACAAATTTCCTTGCTTACTCATTTTGCTCAATCCTTGTGGAAAAGCAGATTCAGGGAATCTCATAATACTGGGCACTGGGATCACAGTTAGGAGGAAAACTACCCTTGGAATGAGGTGTATGAAAAATCTAAGATAGATTAGAATCAAAGgacttccttctcctcctacttgaAGTGGGATTTGTTAAGATATGACTGGATTGGAAGCAGTGACTACTGATGATTTTtaactcaatatttatttttaattctcccTCTTTACCTGAAAGCCCAGAATTCAGGGGAGTCTGGTGAATAGTATAAATGTTCCTGGGCCCAAGTGTTTCCTCTGCTGTTCCCCAGCCACACGTCATAACCAGCATCTGCCAGGAGGAAGCCCAGGCTGTTGTTGGGAAGGTTGGAAATCCAGTTTGTAGCTGAGGCAAGAAGACCATGCTGCAGAAACACAACAGGTCTCTGACCTAAGGGAGAAAATTATTCAAACCGTTATAAACTCACTCCTTATTCTCAGAGAAACATGAATGTAGGAAGACTAGAATTAAATAAGTTTTCTTGGTGGGgtgaatatttttgaaattgttaTCTTAATTGTGATATTTTCTCAGATGACAAAATATGTGCAcctgtatactttaaattgtGTGCAGTTTGTTGTAAGCCAGTTACACTCGAAAAGCTattgaaaaattttattaaagaaattcagCATAATGTTAATTAAGTGGATTTGTTATCAGGGACTCTGAGTTCCCACCCAGCACAACAAACTAAAATCGTGGGCCAGTGTGCTTCACATCATAGAAGCCAGTGTAAATCTGGTGCCACTCAGACCCTTAGCTTAACCTCAGAAGTCCAAGGTGGATCAAGGATTTTTTTCCCTGTGAGTAACTTAATCTCATGTTCTAGaattagaatatatttgaatGGAATGTATTTGACTCACAATTCAAGGCACTCATCTTTTCCCGTCATTCCAGCCccccaagcttccctggtgactcagtggtaaagaatctgcctgccaacacaggaggtgtggtttcagttcctgggtcaggaagatcccgtggagaaggaagtggcagcccacttcagtgttcttgccaggatactccatggacagaggacccgggcaggctacagtccatggggttgcacaagagtggagcacaacttagtgactgaacaaaagccAGTCCTACCTAAATgattagcatcattctttccatgaGGAATCCGATAGACCTGAAGGATATAGCCATCTGCAGTTATAACTTTATGCATCTCACTTGGGTAGCCCCAGAAGGAAATCATCTGACTCTGAATggagggaaaaacaaaattagCTTCATGAGTTTACTGGGCCATTTTTATGATTCCTATTGTAAAACTTCTCATTGATTGTTAACATACATTatgtaaagaaatatttcaaactttataataaaagatattttaaaagaattaatgagAACAAGAGCATCAATATCTTtggaagtgtttttaaaatattagtgatATGAATAACTTACCACATTCATACTGGCTTCAGGGTTCTTAGCAATTTTTCCAAGGAAACAAAATGCATTTCCAGACATGTGGATGAAACATACCATTACAAGTAGCCACCACATTTTCAATCTattagggaaaaaacaaaaacattgcaTCATGTGGTAAATCTTACAATATAACATGAAGTCATGATATTGAGCTGCCTCGCTcttttcttcacatatttttcaCTTATTAGCTTCTCTGTCATATCATTCTCCTGCTTCTTATCACTTTGTCAATTAGAAGATTTTTATAGTACTTCTGCTATTCTGGTCATTTATTCAGTTTTGTACATGATTCTAGTTTTCCAAAGGACCTTTTATCAACCTACCCTTGTAGATATTTGCTATTTACCATCTGTTATGGTTTGAGTTGGTCTTCCACTGACACCCCAAAAATAGATATATTGAAGACCTCAAAACCTCTGAATTTTACTCcatttggaaggagagttatTACAGATGAAATTTAAGTTAAGATGAGGCCATCCTGGAGTAGGGTGAACCCTTAATCCCGTATGAATGGTCTTCTTCTAAGAAGATGGCCATGTGAAGGCAGAGAGAATGGAAGCCAAGGGGCAAAAGAGATTACTGGCAAACTACCAACACCTAGGAGGAGACATCGAAAGATTTCTTTACATGTTCTGGAGGGAGCTTAGCCCTTCAAACACCttggttttagatttacagattCCACCAACGTAAGATAataattttccattcttttaagcAACCCACTTGTGGTTCTTTGCTCCAGCAGCCCTAAGAAAATGATACACCATCTgtcagaaaagggagagaaagccAACACTCAGAATGGTTGTCTTTCTTGAAACTGTGAATAAAACAAGGAAGTCTGTCTGTTTTGTATGTGAAAACTTGGTTTAATCCCCTCAAAATGGCAGACCAAAATGTTACTCAAACATTGACAAtacagatatatttttatattattgttttaaaatatctggaTTCAAAGATGACCCACTTAATAAGTCTTTTGTTCACCCGCTGTACCTCACATGATAAATACGACAATCGATAACCACGGCTCTATTTGTACCTTCAGGCATCCTGATTCCTCTCCATTCCTATTGTTGATCGCCATCAACTCTTCCCCTTTCCTAATGAATACTTTTCCCAAGGGGCGCCTGCACTAACATACCCCTGCTCCCACCCCTACCTTGCAAATGCTCCATTGTGTTCCATTTGCAACCATGCAATTTTTTCAGTTTCAGACTTAACATTTTCCCCTACACTCTGTTCAAATACATCATATCCGAATATGACTGTAGGTTTCCACAGCTGCAGTATTCTGCTCTAAACTTGACATGatcatttaacaaaaaaaaaaaaacaaaaaatattagcCCAAGGAATACATGAAGGAATGGCATGTTCTCTGCCTTCAAGGAACTTACAACCTAGTGATCGTTCAGTAGTACCAACTCTTTCTACTTGCTCTCTTACCTGTACCGTCCATGCATTTCTTAGTCCCTATTAATTCAGATCAACTCAgggcttgcttgcttgctttaaAATCCCATAGGTAGACTTAGGCTTTAGACTTAGTCGAACAAAAGGATGGCTGGATAACAAGGTAGCTATAGAGCATTCTGCTCAGACCTTGGCTTCATAAGCATTTGCTGCTCAATGAATGAAAATTCATCATACTATTAGCAGTACTTTTCAAACCTAACTTTTGTTAGCTCCATAAGTGGTTTCTaataagtgggcttcccttgtggatcagctggtaaagaatctgcctgcaatggaggagacctgggttcaatctctgggttgggaagatcccctggagaagggaaaggctacccattccagtattctgggcctgATATTccagtattccatggactgtatagcccatggggtcacaaagaatcagacacaactgagtgg carries:
- the LOC108634714 gene encoding gastric triacylglycerol lipase, translating into MWWLLVMVCFIHMSGNAFCFLGKIAKNPEASMNVSQMISFWGYPSEMHKVITADGYILQVYRIPHGKNDANHLGQRPVVFLQHGLLASATNWISNLPNNSLGFLLADAGYDVWLGNSRGNTWAQEHLYYSPDSPEFWAFSFDEMAEYDLPSTIDFILKRTGQKKLHYVGHSQGTTIGFVAFSTNPTLAEKIEVFHALAPVATVKHTQSLFNKLALIPHFLFKIIFGNKMFYPHNFFEQFLGVEVCSRETLDVLCKNALFAITGADNKNFNMSRLDVYVAHNPAGTSVQNILHWRQAIKSGKFQAFDWGASVENLMHYNQPTPPIYNLTAMNVPIAVWSAGQDLLADPQDVDLLLSKLSNLIHHKEIPNYNHLDFIWAMDAPQEVYNEIISLMAKDKK